A genomic segment from Hypomesus transpacificus isolate Combined female chromosome 13, fHypTra1, whole genome shotgun sequence encodes:
- the LOC124475373 gene encoding zinc finger protein Pegasus-like — MEEIKSEPLDFVKDFQEYLTQQTQHVNMISGSVGVDRETESPPQTAATESEHNGLDHPSVEVSLDDSSGLLADDFERTYDGKLKCRYCNYASKGTARLIEHMRIHTGEKPHRCHLCPFASAYERHLEAHMRSHTGEKPYKCELCSFRCSDRSNLSHHRRRRHKLLPMKGPRSTLSSRKMLSVLQKRTSSLAYSRRLFINFSPPSMVVQNPDYPNDLSHELPHLHSNAYEAHAGKGARHMMTDNPLNQLSTLAGQLASLPPECQTTVSPDRDEKPFLIQQASCTPAEASAGGAHTSPPGSTEPQPPARRTYSPVAGPSSEHSSASISNSMPSTPVPGLPPQDPQLLHSCQYCQTYFADNILYTIHMGCHSYENPFQCNICGSKCSDKYDFACHFAQGQHKQ, encoded by the exons ATGGAAGAAATCAAATCAGAGCCTCTTGATTTTGTGAAAGACTTCCAAGAGTATCTGACACAGCAAACCCAGCATGTCAACATGATCTCTGGTTCCGTGGGTGttgacagagaaacagaatCTCCACCACAAACTG CTGCTACAGAGAGTGAGCATAATGGGCTGGACCATCCTTCTGTGGAGGTGTCACTGGATGACAGCTCAGGGTTACTTGCAGATGATTTTGAGAGGACCTACGATGGCAAGCTAAAGTGCCGCTATTGCAACTATGCCAGCAAAGGCACAGCTCGGCTGATAGAGCACATGCGCATCCATACAG gagaaaagccCCATCGCTGCCACCTGTGCCCATTTGCATCAGCTTATGAACGGCACTTAGAGGCCCACATGCGCTCtcacactggggagaagccctacaagtGCGAGCTCTGCTCCTTCCGCTGCAGTGACCGCAGCAACCTGTCACACCACCGTCGCCGCCGCCACAAGCTGCTGCCCATGAAGGGGCCGCGCTCCACACTTTCCAGTCGGAAGATGCTCAGTGTCCTGCAGAAGAGGACCAGCTCCTTGGCCTACAGCAGGAGGCTCTTCATCAACTTCAGTCCTCCATCCATGGTGGTGCAGAACCCGGATTATCCGAATGACCTCTCACATGAGCTACCCCACCTGCATTCTAATGCTTATGAAGCACATGCCGGCAAGGGTGCACGGCATATGATGACGGACAACCCACTGAACCAATTGTCAACATTGGCAGGCCAGTTAGCCAGCCTACCTCCTGAATGCCAGACCACTGTGTCTCCAGACAGGGATGAGAAACCATTTCTTATCCAGCAGGCCTCTTGTACACCGGCTGAAGCGTCTGCAGGTGGAGCTCACACGTCTCCCCCCGGCTCAACAGAACCGCAGCCCCCAGCACGCAGGACCTACAGCCCAGTAGCAGGCCCCAGCAGTGAGCACAGCTCAGCTAGCATTAGCAACAGCATGCCTAGCACACCTGTCCCTGGCCTGCCACCACAGGACCCTCAGCTGCTTCACAGCTGCCAGTACTGCCAGACCTACTTTGCAGACAACATCCTCTACACCATCCACATGGGCTGCCACAGCTATGAGAATCCGTTCCAGTGCAACATCTGTGGCAGTAAGTGCAGTGATAAGTATGACTTTGCTTGCCATTTTGCTCAGGGACAGCATAAGCAGTAA